In Paenibacillus guangzhouensis, a single window of DNA contains:
- the cax gene encoding calcium/proton exchanger produces the protein MKQKLFYGALIITFILSGLAHYAGMNSTIQFIISAVSIIFVAGFLGKATESVAHYAGQRLGGFLNATFGNAAELIIAIFLIKEGLFDMVKASLTGAIIGNLLLVLGLSLFAGGLKFKEQRFNVSLAGHNGTLMLMAIAALFIPAMFAGTKVITHEETNTLSLIVAGVLIVAYIFWLYFSMVTHKNVLSDQEEMEPDHHEEPAWSKSTSILFLVIATVMVALVSEWLVGTLHEFSAQFGFTELFIGAFVIAIVGNAAEHSAAVMMALKNKIGTSVEIAVGSSLQIALFVAPVLVFVSFLFGNPMDFVFTTIELVAIGVSVIIAKSITQDGKTNWYEGFLLMLVYIILGVAFFLV, from the coding sequence TTGAAACAGAAGTTATTTTACGGTGCGTTGATTATCACATTTATATTGAGCGGGCTTGCTCATTATGCCGGGATGAATTCAACCATTCAATTTATTATCTCAGCGGTATCAATTATTTTCGTCGCGGGATTCCTCGGTAAAGCTACAGAGAGCGTTGCACACTATGCAGGACAGCGGCTGGGAGGATTTCTGAACGCGACCTTCGGGAATGCTGCAGAGCTGATCATTGCTATTTTCCTGATCAAAGAAGGCTTGTTCGATATGGTAAAGGCCAGCTTAACCGGGGCCATTATCGGTAACCTGCTGCTCGTCCTTGGACTTAGTCTTTTTGCTGGCGGACTGAAATTTAAAGAGCAGCGATTCAACGTGTCGCTTGCTGGACATAATGGTACCCTTATGTTGATGGCAATCGCAGCCTTGTTCATTCCTGCCATGTTCGCGGGTACGAAGGTGATCACCCATGAAGAGACGAACACCCTCAGCTTAATCGTTGCTGGTGTCCTCATTGTGGCGTATATATTTTGGCTGTACTTCTCCATGGTCACGCATAAGAATGTGCTGTCCGATCAAGAGGAGATGGAGCCAGACCATCATGAAGAGCCTGCTTGGTCTAAATCCACATCTATTCTGTTCCTCGTGATTGCAACCGTCATGGTCGCGTTAGTGAGTGAATGGCTTGTAGGAACGTTACATGAATTTTCAGCTCAATTCGGCTTCACGGAACTCTTCATTGGTGCCTTCGTCATCGCGATCGTCGGCAATGCTGCTGAACATAGTGCCGCTGTCATGATGGCGCTTAAGAACAAGATCGGTACTTCCGTCGAAATCGCTGTCGGCAGCAGCCTTCAAATTGCGTTATTCGTTGCGCCCGTTCTCGTATTTGTCAGCTTCCTATTCGGGAATCCAATGGATTTTGTCTTCACGACGATCGAGCTTGTAGCGATTGGCGTGTCTGTCATCATCGCCAAGTCCATCACACAGGATGGCAAGACCAACTGGTACGAAGGCTTCCTTCTCATGCTCGTCTATATTATCCTGGGTGTCGCCTTCTTCCTCGTCTAA
- a CDS encoding aminopeptidase: MRDARIEKLAQNLVGYSVDVQPGENVLIEMIGTERDLLKCIIEEVAKRGGHPFVELTDRTVLRAMLMNTNEEHLKTWMEYDLARMQKMDCYIGIRAGENVNDLSDVPENNLKLYNSIYSHPIHSEERVKRTKWVVLRYPNAAMAQLANTSTEAFEDFYFNVCNLDYAKMDRAQDALQALMLKTDKVRIVSPGTDLTFSIKDIGAEKCSGQKNIPDGEVYTAPVRDSVNGTLQYNTPTVYNGISFENVFFRFENGKIVEAKSNDTAKLNSILDTDEGSRYIGEFAIGFNPYILTPMKDILFDEKIAGSLHFTPGQAYDVADNGNRSAVHWDLVLIQRPEYGGGEIYFDDVLIRKDGIFVIPELEPLNPENLK, encoded by the coding sequence ATGAGAGACGCAAGAATCGAGAAGTTAGCTCAGAATTTGGTAGGCTATTCTGTCGATGTACAACCAGGCGAGAATGTGCTTATCGAAATGATCGGTACGGAGCGCGACCTGTTAAAGTGCATTATTGAGGAAGTAGCTAAACGCGGTGGACACCCATTTGTTGAGCTAACAGATCGCACCGTGCTTCGCGCGATGCTGATGAACACGAACGAAGAGCACTTGAAAACGTGGATGGAGTATGACCTTGCTCGGATGCAGAAAATGGATTGCTACATTGGTATCCGCGCAGGTGAGAATGTGAATGACCTGTCGGATGTACCAGAGAACAATCTGAAGCTCTATAATTCGATTTACAGCCATCCGATTCATTCCGAGGAACGGGTGAAGAGAACGAAGTGGGTTGTTCTTCGTTATCCGAATGCGGCTATGGCACAACTCGCGAACACAAGTACAGAAGCGTTCGAAGACTTCTACTTTAACGTCTGTAATCTAGACTACGCGAAGATGGATCGTGCACAAGATGCGCTTCAAGCATTAATGCTGAAGACAGACAAGGTTCGCATTGTATCGCCAGGGACAGATCTAACGTTCTCCATCAAAGATATCGGCGCTGAGAAATGTTCGGGTCAGAAGAATATACCGGATGGCGAAGTATACACGGCTCCTGTTCGTGATTCCGTTAACGGAACGCTTCAATATAACACACCAACGGTATACAACGGTATTTCGTTCGAGAATGTATTTTTCCGGTTCGAGAACGGGAAGATTGTCGAAGCGAAGTCGAATGACACAGCGAAATTGAATTCGATTCTGGATACAGATGAAGGCTCCCGTTACATTGGCGAGTTCGCGATTGGCTTCAACCCTTATATTTTGACACCGATGAAAGACATCCTGTTCGATGAGAAAATCGCGGGCAGCTTGCATTTCACACCGGGTCAAGCGTATGATGTTGCGGATAACGGCAATCGTTCCGCGGTTCACTGGGATCTCGTGTTGATTCAGCGTCCAGAGTATGGCGGCGGAGAGATCTATTTCGATGATGTTCTGATCCGTAAAGACGGCATTTTCGTAATTCCTGAACTAGAACCGCTTAATCCGGAGAACTTGAAATAG
- a CDS encoding DNA repair helicase XPB, whose protein sequence is MHDQTNRPCIVQSDLTVLLETEHPSSQEAKELLFHIAELLKSPANIHTYRMTSLSLWNAASTGMTPDVVIQELRRFAKWDVPAKVQQQIKLWMGRYGSLKLELYDEELRLCAADETIIDEFIAERSLQPYIEARLDSMTVQLKRHARGLMKQELTRLGYPVLDAIGFHEGKALPIGFNRGDVGGCMFALRPYQEQAVQAFKGEIGGGYGGSGVVVLPCGAGKTVVGMAVMEQFQCETLILTTNVTSVQQWKAEIMSKTSLKEEDIGEYTGSTKVVKPVTIATYQILTHRKQKGDPFVHMQLFQERDWGLIVYDEVHLLPAPVFRATADIQATRRLGLTATLVREDGCEKDVFSLIGPKRYELPWKELEQQGWIATVHCCEIRVPLNTPHLEQYWRADAKSKFRIAGENPAKMDVIHELLKRHEGKPTLIIGQYLDQLADIAAELQAPLMTGTTPQGKRQELYDGFKRGEIPLLVVSKIANFAVDLPDAAVAIQVSGSYGSRQEEAQRLGRILRPKAGDNTAYFYTIVSSDTKEQEFALKRQLFLVEQGYLYDIQNVSSMAKEAAAT, encoded by the coding sequence ATGCATGATCAGACCAATCGGCCATGTATTGTTCAATCAGATTTAACGGTGCTATTGGAGACGGAGCATCCATCATCTCAGGAAGCGAAGGAACTGCTATTTCATATTGCAGAGCTGCTCAAAAGCCCTGCAAATATACATACATATCGAATGACTTCATTATCTTTATGGAACGCTGCATCAACGGGAATGACACCAGATGTGGTGATCCAAGAATTAAGACGATTCGCCAAATGGGATGTTCCAGCCAAAGTACAACAGCAAATCAAGCTCTGGATGGGACGATACGGCAGCTTAAAGCTGGAGTTGTACGACGAAGAATTAAGGCTGTGTGCAGCGGACGAGACAATTATCGATGAATTTATTGCGGAGCGAAGTCTTCAGCCGTACATCGAAGCGCGGTTGGATTCGATGACGGTTCAGCTTAAGCGACATGCCCGAGGACTAATGAAACAGGAATTAACGCGTCTTGGCTATCCTGTCCTAGATGCCATAGGCTTTCATGAAGGGAAGGCATTGCCTATCGGGTTCAATCGGGGTGATGTAGGAGGCTGCATGTTTGCGCTGCGACCTTATCAGGAACAGGCCGTGCAGGCGTTTAAAGGTGAAATCGGAGGCGGTTATGGAGGCAGCGGCGTTGTTGTATTGCCTTGTGGTGCCGGGAAGACGGTTGTTGGAATGGCTGTCATGGAACAATTTCAATGTGAGACGCTCATTCTGACGACGAATGTGACATCCGTACAGCAGTGGAAAGCGGAGATTATGAGCAAGACATCACTTAAAGAAGAAGACATTGGCGAGTATACGGGTTCAACGAAAGTCGTTAAACCTGTGACAATCGCAACCTATCAAATTTTGACCCATCGGAAGCAGAAAGGCGATCCATTTGTGCATATGCAATTGTTCCAAGAGCGCGATTGGGGGCTTATCGTCTATGATGAAGTGCATTTGCTTCCAGCACCGGTATTTCGGGCAACAGCGGATATTCAAGCAACACGCAGGCTTGGACTGACTGCAACCTTGGTCCGTGAAGATGGATGTGAGAAGGATGTCTTCTCACTCATTGGCCCGAAACGATATGAATTGCCGTGGAAAGAATTGGAGCAACAAGGATGGATAGCTACCGTACATTGTTGTGAGATACGTGTGCCACTCAATACACCGCATCTCGAACAATACTGGCGAGCGGATGCCAAGAGTAAATTCCGAATCGCTGGGGAGAATCCTGCCAAGATGGATGTGATCCATGAGCTGCTTAAGCGTCATGAAGGAAAGCCTACATTAATAATAGGGCAATACCTGGATCAACTGGCGGACATTGCAGCCGAGCTTCAAGCCCCGTTGATGACTGGAACGACACCGCAAGGAAAGCGTCAGGAGCTCTATGATGGGTTTAAACGCGGAGAGATTCCGCTGCTCGTCGTCTCTAAAATTGCGAACTTTGCAGTCGATTTGCCTGATGCTGCTGTTGCGATTCAAGTGTCTGGTAGTTATGGATCGAGGCAAGAAGAGGCGCAGCGCTTAGGACGTATTCTAAGGCCCAAAGCAGGAGATAATACCGCGTATTTCTATACGATCGTATCGAGTGATACGAAAGAGCAGGAATTCGCGCTTAAACGACAATTGTTCCTTGTGGAGCAAGGATATTTGTATGACATTCAGAATGTATCCAGTATGGCGAAGGAGGCAGCGGCAACGTGA
- a CDS encoding Asp23/Gls24 family envelope stress response protein translates to MTEELVQSGVIRISDDVVSTIAGLAALETPGISAMSGGISEGWAKRLTGKNAQKGVIVEVGQLEAAIDLRVIVVYGSAIHQVCRDLQQNVREAVENMTGLHVVEVNVKVEGVTFQEEEQQLKEETQKLK, encoded by the coding sequence ATGACAGAAGAACTAGTACAATCGGGTGTTATTCGAATTTCTGATGATGTCGTATCTACCATTGCGGGGCTTGCAGCACTCGAGACGCCAGGCATTAGTGCCATGTCGGGAGGAATCTCGGAAGGCTGGGCGAAGCGATTAACGGGGAAAAATGCGCAGAAAGGCGTGATCGTCGAAGTAGGTCAGCTGGAAGCAGCAATTGATCTGCGAGTGATCGTCGTGTATGGATCAGCGATCCACCAAGTATGCCGTGATCTTCAACAGAACGTGCGCGAAGCGGTAGAGAACATGACCGGCCTTCATGTCGTAGAAGTGAATGTGAAGGTGGAAGGGGTAACCTTCCAAGAGGAAGAACAGCAATTGAAAGAAGAGACTCAGAAACTGAAATGA
- the rpsD gene encoding 30S ribosomal protein S4: MSRYTGPKFKLSRRLGISLSGTGKELKRPFPPGQHGPGQRKKVSNYGMQLQEKQKLRHMYGLNEKQFRNLFDKASKMQGISGENFMVLLESRLDNLVYRLGFANSRAGARQLVSHGHITVNGKKVDIASYLVSTGDVISLRERSRGLSSIKEALENRNHLAGYLEYNDNAMEGKYIRLPERAELPQEIDEKQIVEFYSR, translated from the coding sequence ATGTCACGTTACACAGGTCCTAAGTTTAAATTAAGCCGCCGTCTTGGAATTTCCTTGAGCGGTACTGGTAAAGAATTGAAACGTCCTTTCCCTCCAGGACAACACGGCCCAGGCCAACGCAAGAAAGTTAGCAACTACGGTATGCAACTTCAAGAGAAACAAAAACTTCGTCACATGTACGGTTTGAACGAAAAACAATTCCGTAACTTGTTCGACAAAGCTTCCAAAATGCAAGGTATTTCCGGTGAAAACTTCATGGTCTTGCTTGAGAGCCGTTTGGACAACCTCGTATATCGTCTTGGTTTCGCAAACTCTCGTGCAGGCGCTCGTCAGTTGGTTTCCCATGGTCACATCACAGTTAACGGTAAAAAAGTAGATATCGCTTCTTACCTTGTTAGCACTGGCGATGTAATCAGCCTTCGTGAAAGAAGCCGTGGTCTTTCTTCGATCAAAGAAGCTCTTGAAAACCGTAACCACCTTGCTGGTTACCTTGAGTACAACGACAACGCTATGGAAGGTAAATACATCCGTTTGCCAGAGCGTGCTGAGTTGCCTCAAGAAATCGATGAGAAACAAATCGTCGAGTTCTACAGCCGTTAA
- a CDS encoding YlaN family protein encodes MSSSDFMEQLNLRALSLLQGDADKIEKLIEVQMENLATRKCPLYEEVLDTQMYGFSREVDFAVRAGLIDEAVGKEILSKLERNLAVLYEALNVKG; translated from the coding sequence ATGTCTTCATCAGATTTCATGGAACAATTGAATCTAAGAGCTTTGTCTCTGCTTCAGGGAGATGCAGATAAAATCGAGAAACTTATTGAAGTTCAGATGGAGAATCTGGCAACCCGCAAGTGTCCTCTGTATGAGGAAGTGCTTGATACGCAAATGTACGGATTCTCGCGTGAGGTTGATTTTGCCGTTCGTGCAGGGCTGATTGACGAAGCAGTAGGTAAAGAGATTCTCAGCAAGCTTGAGCGGAACTTAGCAGTCTTATACGAGGCGTTAAATGTAAAAGGGTAG
- the ftsW gene encoding putative lipid II flippase FtsW: MKDKQSQTKRRGAPDFQLLILTVLLVGFGLVMVFSASSSIAVINKNYHYDSLFFVKKQLMWAGLGFFAMMIAMNIRYEKYKKLFIPFFILTIILLALVPYVGESRNGARSWFGIGSLGVQPTELAKITTILYLAALISKKGETFRDFKKGFFPVMLIVGFVAGLIMLQPDLGSCLILVACSGIIIIAGGANLKHIFACIAVLAVGASIVMGINFLINGGSSGGYRVGRLTSFLDPWQDPQGTGFHLINSLKALGHGGLTGAGFGQSIQKLHYLPYPYNDFIFAVIGEEFGFIGSALFLLFYLYFIWRGLIVSLRCPDRYGTLVGVGIMGLIAVQTFINIGGVSQTIPITGVTLPFISYGGSSLFMMLGSIGILLSISREANRPPDTSTKVTKNRRITL; the protein is encoded by the coding sequence ATGAAAGATAAACAATCTCAAACAAAACGACGAGGTGCGCCGGATTTTCAGTTATTAATTCTCACGGTTCTGCTTGTTGGCTTCGGACTTGTTATGGTCTTTAGCGCCAGCTCCAGCATTGCAGTCATCAACAAGAACTACCATTACGATTCCTTATTCTTTGTCAAGAAGCAGTTAATGTGGGCAGGTCTTGGGTTCTTCGCAATGATGATTGCCATGAATATACGATATGAGAAATATAAGAAGCTGTTTATTCCGTTCTTCATACTGACCATCATATTACTCGCACTCGTACCTTACGTCGGTGAGAGCCGTAACGGAGCTCGCAGTTGGTTTGGGATCGGTTCCCTCGGGGTACAGCCGACAGAACTTGCTAAGATTACAACGATTCTATATCTCGCGGCGCTCATCTCCAAGAAAGGTGAGACATTCCGCGATTTCAAGAAGGGCTTCTTTCCCGTCATGCTCATTGTCGGGTTTGTCGCCGGATTAATCATGCTTCAGCCGGATTTAGGTTCTTGTCTGATCCTAGTGGCGTGTTCCGGTATCATCATTATTGCAGGCGGAGCGAATTTGAAGCATATCTTCGCCTGTATCGCTGTTCTTGCCGTCGGCGCCAGTATCGTAATGGGGATTAATTTCTTAATTAACGGAGGCTCGAGCGGTGGATATCGTGTAGGACGGCTCACGTCCTTCCTCGACCCCTGGCAAGATCCGCAAGGGACAGGCTTCCACCTGATTAATTCACTCAAGGCATTAGGTCATGGGGGATTAACGGGGGCCGGCTTTGGACAGAGCATTCAGAAGCTGCACTATCTCCCATACCCCTACAATGATTTTATTTTTGCCGTCATTGGTGAGGAATTTGGATTTATCGGAAGTGCGCTGTTCTTGCTCTTCTACCTTTACTTCATTTGGCGGGGATTGATCGTCTCCTTGCGCTGCCCAGATCGCTACGGAACGCTCGTGGGGGTCGGCATCATGGGATTGATCGCCGTTCAGACGTTCATCAACATCGGCGGAGTCTCTCAGACCATCCCGATTACTGGTGTAACGCTGCCCTTTATCAGTTACGGAGGGTCCTCCCTCTTCATGATGCTCGGCAGTATCGGGATATTGCTCAGTATCTCGCGAGAAGCCAATCGGCCTCCAGATACGAGCACAAAAGTTACGAAAAATCGCCGCATCACACTCTAA
- a CDS encoding YugN family protein: MIFENSGLIGLKSDLAYLDETAEKLGFVRWQWEYTRATYDFKMEDKKNNKEYYLRINTRAVEGKLENPDAILAIEAVYMGITTFPHGLDYETPIPASFVSAAEQKIEQLKRNLEA; the protein is encoded by the coding sequence ATGATATTTGAAAATTCAGGCTTAATCGGTCTCAAAAGCGACTTGGCCTATTTAGATGAAACAGCAGAAAAATTAGGTTTTGTTCGTTGGCAGTGGGAATACACACGCGCTACATACGATTTCAAAATGGAAGATAAAAAAAATAACAAAGAATATTACTTACGTATCAATACACGTGCAGTCGAGGGAAAACTAGAGAATCCAGACGCGATTCTTGCCATTGAAGCGGTATATATGGGCATAACAACCTTCCCTCATGGTCTTGATTATGAAACGCCAATTCCAGCGTCGTTCGTCAGTGCGGCCGAACAGAAAATCGAGCAGCTTAAACGTAATCTCGAAGCCTAA
- a CDS encoding amidohydrolase, producing the protein MEIRFHEEVLLNIFTSMVEWRRYLHMNPELSYKEAKTAQFVAERLSAWGIEVKTGVGGHGVVGTLRGDLPGKTVALRADMDALPIQDEKTCDYASTVSGVMHACGHDGHTSTLLGIASYYSQHRDMIRGELRFIFQPAEETCPGGAIQMIEAGVLEGVDVIYGVHLWTPIAVGKTASVAGPLWAAADEFFIEIEGRGGHGGVPHVTVDSVLVGAALVMNLQTIVSRSVDPLDSAVVTVGSMQAGTMQNIIAERCSIMGTARTFNDATRSLIRRRIETIVEQTCAMYGANVHLNYMMGYPPLVNDAVETERYQRVATQIFGEEQTMVAPKMMPAEDFAYYLQRVPGCFILVGAGNEEKGMHYPHHHPRFDFDEQAMYTAAKLLIHLAADAMIHE; encoded by the coding sequence ATGGAGATACGATTTCATGAAGAGGTATTATTGAATATCTTTACATCTATGGTAGAGTGGCGTAGATATTTGCATATGAACCCTGAACTTTCTTATAAAGAAGCTAAAACTGCGCAGTTCGTAGCTGAACGACTCAGCGCATGGGGTATTGAGGTAAAGACGGGTGTCGGCGGGCATGGCGTTGTCGGCACGCTCCGCGGAGATCTTCCTGGCAAGACGGTGGCACTGCGGGCGGATATGGATGCGCTGCCGATTCAAGATGAGAAGACGTGTGACTATGCTTCAACAGTATCCGGTGTGATGCATGCTTGCGGGCACGATGGACATACATCCACATTGCTCGGAATTGCAAGTTACTACAGTCAGCATCGGGACATGATTCGCGGTGAGCTGCGGTTTATTTTTCAGCCAGCGGAAGAGACTTGTCCAGGCGGCGCGATTCAGATGATTGAAGCGGGTGTGCTCGAGGGCGTCGATGTCATATATGGCGTTCATCTCTGGACACCGATTGCAGTAGGGAAGACGGCGAGTGTCGCAGGGCCGCTATGGGCAGCAGCAGATGAATTCTTCATTGAGATTGAAGGGCGTGGCGGACATGGCGGCGTACCCCATGTGACGGTTGATAGTGTGCTCGTCGGGGCGGCTCTCGTTATGAATCTGCAGACGATCGTTAGCCGTTCGGTGGATCCGCTTGATTCGGCAGTGGTCACCGTGGGGTCGATGCAAGCGGGGACGATGCAGAATATCATTGCGGAACGATGCTCGATCATGGGGACGGCTCGAACTTTTAATGATGCAACACGCAGCTTGATTCGGCGTAGGATTGAGACGATTGTCGAGCAGACCTGTGCGATGTATGGCGCGAATGTGCATCTCAATTACATGATGGGATATCCGCCGCTTGTGAATGATGCAGTAGAAACAGAGCGTTATCAACGCGTCGCGACACAAATATTCGGTGAAGAGCAGACGATGGTAGCGCCTAAAATGATGCCTGCAGAAGATTTTGCTTATTATTTGCAGCGTGTGCCGGGATGCTTCATTCTGGTCGGCGCCGGCAACGAGGAGAAGGGGATGCATTATCCGCATCATCATCCACGCTTTGATTTCGACGAACAGGCCATGTATACTGCGGCCAAATTATTAATTCATCTTGCTGCGGACGCGATGATCCATGAATGA
- a CDS encoding HPr family phosphocarrier protein, which yields MSNNTAIVEISQTASKFRSSIVLQAEHKYIDVKSILGLFTTLVNSHAYELHVHGPDEEEARAAMKEVFEKHGLQVTVV from the coding sequence ATGTCTAACAACACAGCTATCGTAGAGATTTCTCAAACAGCAAGTAAATTCCGTTCTTCGATCGTACTTCAAGCAGAGCACAAGTATATCGACGTTAAAAGTATTCTCGGTCTTTTCACAACTCTTGTGAACAGTCATGCTTACGAACTTCACGTTCATGGTCCGGATGAAGAAGAAGCAAGAGCTGCAATGAAAGAAGTATTCGAGAAACACGGTTTGCAAGTAACCGTTGTCTAA
- a CDS encoding diguanylate cyclase domain-containing protein — protein sequence MIHNLRNAQVELKQHHTVQWPTSPSGIYDENELWLQQQDIVSSDYPYIEPLIQSSFQEWLHVIADFPSLQLGKLAIFDYQGKMVASNRSDDLGEPASAWNEQVVQATISTKKSTVAVYEHATIAVPILSRKGQDVFAVVVYQMPSHVYESSMLDLLAMAAFTLRNSFYRRFEHIFIRDLMQLQNYTDREARKKTVFFNVVQRIHGKFDVDSVLSEVIESILFLYPSASMELYISSDHRSANEHVKPLILHNFTDDLCVRAFMEGRMIQETSSEDSETEHVNIAVPLSGKQGVYGVLFISLEMHLLEDLDFQLITMLADTAGTAFENAKLYEQSNMLIRELRLINELTKQLNQSLRLSEVFDFALNELLHIFKAEFCSILQLDGEKSFFKVMSSNVDVISKQIYSTDYGFSGLVYATKEPLILLDYKMFSKVRSDFMEETDSRSLMAVPLVINNEVNGAILLAHSDANYFSYDNFKLFQVLSTHIGLAIANASLHAKVQRMANHDNLTGLYARHYLDDRVHQKQKIDFCGSLIVVDIDHFKQINDTYGHQIGDKILRQVCEIIRSSIRDSDIAARWGGEELAIYLPQLSKSQASRVAERIRARVEVETNPGVTVSCGISEWNWDDDKISVELLFYKADMALYESKNNGRNRITMD from the coding sequence ATGATTCATAATCTACGAAATGCACAAGTAGAGCTCAAACAACATCATACAGTCCAATGGCCTACCTCACCCTCAGGTATTTACGATGAAAATGAGTTATGGCTGCAACAACAAGATATTGTTAGCAGTGATTATCCATACATCGAACCCCTGATTCAATCAAGCTTCCAGGAGTGGCTGCATGTCATCGCAGATTTTCCAAGTCTTCAATTGGGTAAGTTGGCCATATTCGACTACCAAGGGAAAATGGTTGCTTCAAATCGAAGTGATGACCTGGGAGAACCTGCTTCAGCATGGAATGAACAAGTTGTGCAAGCAACAATATCTACGAAGAAATCTACGGTAGCTGTCTATGAGCATGCAACAATCGCAGTACCGATTCTAAGCCGCAAGGGGCAAGACGTATTCGCCGTTGTGGTCTATCAAATGCCAAGTCATGTGTATGAGTCCAGTATGCTGGATCTGCTTGCCATGGCTGCTTTTACGTTACGAAATAGCTTCTATCGTCGATTTGAGCATATATTTATCCGCGATCTCATGCAGCTCCAGAATTATACAGATCGTGAAGCGCGGAAGAAAACCGTATTTTTTAATGTGGTTCAACGGATCCATGGGAAATTCGACGTTGATTCCGTACTTAGCGAAGTGATCGAGAGTATTTTATTTCTGTATCCCTCGGCAAGTATGGAATTATACATCTCATCCGATCATCGCAGTGCGAACGAACATGTCAAACCGCTTATTCTTCATAATTTCACGGATGATTTGTGCGTACGTGCTTTTATGGAAGGCCGGATGATTCAAGAGACTTCTTCGGAGGATTCTGAGACCGAACACGTCAACATTGCCGTACCTCTAAGCGGTAAGCAAGGTGTATACGGTGTATTGTTCATCAGTCTAGAGATGCATTTGCTGGAGGATCTTGATTTTCAGTTGATCACAATGCTCGCAGATACGGCCGGTACAGCTTTCGAGAACGCGAAGTTGTACGAGCAGTCGAACATGCTTATTCGCGAGCTGCGCCTGATTAATGAGTTAACGAAGCAGCTGAATCAGAGTCTGCGCTTGAGCGAAGTTTTTGATTTTGCGTTGAACGAGCTCTTGCATATTTTCAAGGCGGAATTTTGCTCTATTCTTCAATTGGATGGGGAGAAGAGCTTTTTCAAAGTGATGTCCAGCAATGTCGATGTGATTTCCAAGCAAATTTACTCTACAGATTACGGATTCAGCGGTCTGGTGTACGCAACGAAAGAACCGCTCATCCTGCTCGATTATAAAATGTTCAGTAAGGTTCGTTCTGATTTCATGGAGGAGACGGACTCTCGGTCCTTGATGGCCGTTCCACTCGTTATTAATAATGAAGTGAATGGCGCGATCCTGCTGGCCCATAGCGATGCGAACTATTTCTCTTATGACAACTTCAAGTTATTTCAAGTGTTGTCTACGCATATTGGCCTTGCGATTGCGAATGCTTCCCTGCATGCCAAAGTGCAGCGTATGGCGAATCATGATAATTTGACCGGACTTTACGCAAGACATTATTTGGATGACAGGGTGCACCAGAAGCAGAAAATTGATTTCTGCGGTTCACTCATCGTGGTGGATATCGATCATTTTAAGCAGATTAACGATACGTACGGTCACCAGATTGGAGACAAAATTCTACGGCAGGTTTGTGAGATTATCCGTTCATCGATTCGCGATTCGGATATTGCGGCGAGATGGGGCGGTGAAGAACTCGCGATCTATCTTCCGCAGCTATCGAAGTCACAAGCGTCGCGCGTAGCGGAACGTATCCGAGCACGCGTTGAAGTCGAGACGAATCCCGGTGTGACGGTATCTTGCGGCATATCGGAGTGGAACTGGGATGATGACAAGATCAGTGTAGAGCTGCTCTTCTATAAGGCAGATATGGCACTGTACGAGTCGAAGAATAATGGCCGTAATCGTATTACGATGGATTAA